Proteins encoded by one window of Aptenodytes patagonicus chromosome 9, bAptPat1.pri.cur, whole genome shotgun sequence:
- the GPR174 gene encoding putative G-protein coupled receptor 174, whose protein sequence is MTNGSNCTETDLKPYYAITYTFILVPGLIGNTLALWVFYRYMKETKRAVIFMINLAIADLSQVLSLPLRIFYYLTGTWEFGGGLCMLCFYLKYVNMYASIYFLVCISVRRYLFLMHPFKFSDCKRICDVYISIVGWVVVCVGCLPFLLLRLHQDAKNTCFVDLPVKEVDLPISIALMTIGELVGFVTPLLIILYCSWKTILSLKEKNSASHDLGEKKKALKMILTCALVFLICFAPYHISFPLDFFVKTKKIKNGCVQKVISVFHAVALCLASLNSCVDPVIYYFTTDEFRRRLSRQDLQDSVQLHNLSYVRKHSRDVLREDPMNY, encoded by the coding sequence ATGACGAACGGTTCGAACTGCACCGAAACAGACCTCAAGCCCTACTATGCGATTACGTACACTTTCATCCTGGTCCCTGGACTAATAGGAAACACATTAGCTTTGTGGGTCTTTTACAGGTACATGAAAGAGACTAAAAGGGCCGTAATATTTATGATCAATTTAGCCATTGCCGACTTATCGCAGGTTTTGTCCTTGCCCCTGAGGATCTTCTACTACTTGACTGGGACGTGGGAATTTGGAGGAGGTCTCTGCATGCTTTGCTTCTACCTGAAGTACGTCAATATGTACGCAAGCATCTACTTCTTGGTTTGCATCAGCGTAAGACGGTATTTGTTTCTCATGCACCCATTCAAATTCAGCGACTGCAAACGCATCTGTGATGTGTACATCAGCATCGTTGGGTGGGTCGTGGTCTGCGTTGGCTGTttgcctttcctgcttctcagaCTTCACCAGGATGCTAAAAACACGTGTTTTGTGGATCTCCCCGTGAAGGAAGTTGACCTTCCCATCTCCATTGCACTGATGACGATAGGTGAATTGGTGGGGTTCGTAACACCCCTACTCATCATCCTATACTGCTCGTGGAAGACTATCTtatcactaaaagaaaaaaattctgcttcacATGACctcggagagaaaaaaaaggctttaaagaTGATTCTCACCTGCGCTCTGGTATTTCTGATTTGCTTTGCGCCTTATCATATCAGCTTTCCACTAGATTTCTTtgtcaaaaccaaaaagattAAAAACGGGTGTGTCCAGAAGGTGATCTCGGTGTTTCACGCTGTAGCTTTGTGCCTTGCCAGCTTGAACTCCTGCGTGGACCCGGTCATCTACTACTTTACTACAGATGAGTTCAGGAGACGCCTTTCCAGGCAGGATTTGCAAGACAGCGTTCAGCTCCACAACCTCAGTTACGTGAGGAAGCACTCCAGGGATGTGCTCAGGGAGGACCCCATGAACTACTAG